From a single Dysidea avara chromosome 14, odDysAvar1.4, whole genome shotgun sequence genomic region:
- the LOC136244214 gene encoding cytochrome P450 4B1-like isoform X2 yields the protein MYAAGWYILIFVFSALVLLPVAVTWVTKWIKWWKYLRYLRSLPSPPRHWLMGHVSQMDMGEANVNRLTRYHIEFPDLYVSFFGPFLPNVVITSPEHRKTILKSTEPKADFYYFLVDWIGDGLLLSSGEKWFQHRKMLTPGFHFDILKSYVPIVNEVTHTLLDIWQEHSDKGTSFNVVDYASLYTLDILLRCAFSDHSSSCLVEKDNSPYVNAVHEISKIPVLRMRFPPYHPNWIFKLSPLGRKFHGCIKILHEYCDKAINKRRKQLLEDSGSLSKKYVDFLDILLSAKDEQGYGLTDEEIREEVNTFMFEGHDTTAAGLYWILYCLATNPDHQEKCRSEARQVMHNKDDVSWEDLNKLTYISMCIKESMRLYPPVPMIARKLSQDCELDGYKLQKGTNITIHVNAHHHNPKIWPDPEKFNPLRFSIENVKLQDSFAFTPFSAGPRNCIGQNFAMHELKIAVAHIVNRFYIGVDPSHKVERFLSLILRAKFPV from the exons ATGTATGCTGCAGGGTGGTATATACTTATATTCGTGTTCTCAGCGTTGGTTCTTCTCCCCGTTGCAGTCACATGGGTGACGAAGTGGATAAAATGGTGGAAGTACTTGAGGTACCTACGTAGCTTACCCTCACCACCACGACATTGGCTGATGGGCCACGTATCTCAG ATGGATATGGGGGAAGCGAACGTTAACAGGCTGACTAGGTACCACATAGAATTTCCTGACCTCTACGTCTCGTTCTTTGGACCTTTTTTGCCTAATGTGGTCATAACTAGTCCTGAACATAGGAAGACCATCCTGAAAAGCACAG AACCAAAAGCTGACTTCTACTATTTTCTGGTTGATTGGATTG GTGATGGACTGTTACTTAGCTCAGGGGAGAAATGGTTTCAACATCGTAAAATGCTCACTCCTGGTTTTCATTTTGATATTCTCAAATCATATGTTCCCATTGTAAATGAGGTTACTCACACATTATTG GATATCTGGCAAGAACACTCAGACAAGGGGACATCATTTAATGTGGTAGACTATGCCTCACTGTACACACTGGATATTTTGTTGAGATGTGCCTTCTCTGATCACTCCAGCAGTTGTCTGGTTGAAAA GGATAATAGTCCATATGTGAATGCTGTCCATGAGATAAGTAAAATTCCTGTATTGAGAATGAG GTTTCCACCATACCATCCTAATTGGATCTTCAAGTTAAGTCCACTTGGTCGCAAATTTCATGGCTGCATTAAGATCCTTCATGAATATTGTGATAAAGCAATTAATAAGAGAAGGAAACAATTACTTGAG GATTCTGGAAGCCTATCAAAGAAATATGTTGACTTTTTGGATATTCTATTGTCTGCTAAG GATGAACAGGGATATGGCCTTACAGATGAGGAGATCAGAGAGGAAGTTAACACTTTTATGTTTGAGGGTCATGACACTACAGCTGCTG GGTTGTACTGGATCCTGTATTGCTTGGCTACAAATCCTGATCATCAAGAAAAATGTCGGAGTGAAGCTAGACAAGTTATGCACAACAAGGATGATGTTTCATG GGAAGACTTAAACAAACTGACATATATTTCAATGTGCATCAAAGAATCGATGAGGCTCTACCCTCCTGTTCCAATGATTGCGAGAAAACTAAGTCAGGACTGTGAACTTGATGGGTACAAGTTACAAAAAG GTACTAATATCACTATTCATGTAAATGCTCACCACCACAACCCTAAGATATGGCCAGATCCTGAA AAATTTAATCCACTGCGGTTCAGCATTGAGAATGTAAAGTTGCAAGACTCTTTTGCATTCACCCCATTTTCAGCTGGCCCACG AAACTGCATTGGCCAGAACTTTGCCATGCATGAATTAAAAATTGCTGTGGCCCATATTGTCAATCG atTTTATATTGGTGTGGACCCTTCTCACAAGGTTGAAAGATTTTTGTCTCTGATATTGCGAGCCAA GTTTCCAGTTTAG
- the LOC136244214 gene encoding cytochrome P450 4B1-like isoform X3 yields MYAAGWYILIFVFSALVLLPVAVTWVTKWIKWWKYLRYLRSLPSPPRHWLMGHVSQMDMGEANVNRLTRYHIEFPDLYVSFFGPFLPNVVITSPEHRKTILKSTEPKADFYYFLVDWIGDGLLLSSGEKWFQHRKMLTPGFHFDILKSYVPIVNEVTHTLLDIWQEHSDKGTSFNVVDYASLYTLDILLRCAFSDHSSSCLVEKDNSPYVNAVHEISKIPVLRMRFPPYHPNWIFKLSPLGRKFHGCIKILHEYCDKAINKRRKQLLEDSGSLSKKYVDFLDILLSAKDEQGYGLTDEEIREEVNTFMFEGHDTTAAGLYWILYCLATNPDHQEKCRSEARQVMHNKDDVSWEDLNKLTYISMCIKESMRLYPPVPMIARKLSQDCELDGYKLQKGTNITIHVNAHHHNPKIWPDPEKFNPLRFSIENVKLQDSFAFTPFSAGPRNCIGQNFAMHELKIAVAHIVNRFPV; encoded by the exons ATGTATGCTGCAGGGTGGTATATACTTATATTCGTGTTCTCAGCGTTGGTTCTTCTCCCCGTTGCAGTCACATGGGTGACGAAGTGGATAAAATGGTGGAAGTACTTGAGGTACCTACGTAGCTTACCCTCACCACCACGACATTGGCTGATGGGCCACGTATCTCAG ATGGATATGGGGGAAGCGAACGTTAACAGGCTGACTAGGTACCACATAGAATTTCCTGACCTCTACGTCTCGTTCTTTGGACCTTTTTTGCCTAATGTGGTCATAACTAGTCCTGAACATAGGAAGACCATCCTGAAAAGCACAG AACCAAAAGCTGACTTCTACTATTTTCTGGTTGATTGGATTG GTGATGGACTGTTACTTAGCTCAGGGGAGAAATGGTTTCAACATCGTAAAATGCTCACTCCTGGTTTTCATTTTGATATTCTCAAATCATATGTTCCCATTGTAAATGAGGTTACTCACACATTATTG GATATCTGGCAAGAACACTCAGACAAGGGGACATCATTTAATGTGGTAGACTATGCCTCACTGTACACACTGGATATTTTGTTGAGATGTGCCTTCTCTGATCACTCCAGCAGTTGTCTGGTTGAAAA GGATAATAGTCCATATGTGAATGCTGTCCATGAGATAAGTAAAATTCCTGTATTGAGAATGAG GTTTCCACCATACCATCCTAATTGGATCTTCAAGTTAAGTCCACTTGGTCGCAAATTTCATGGCTGCATTAAGATCCTTCATGAATATTGTGATAAAGCAATTAATAAGAGAAGGAAACAATTACTTGAG GATTCTGGAAGCCTATCAAAGAAATATGTTGACTTTTTGGATATTCTATTGTCTGCTAAG GATGAACAGGGATATGGCCTTACAGATGAGGAGATCAGAGAGGAAGTTAACACTTTTATGTTTGAGGGTCATGACACTACAGCTGCTG GGTTGTACTGGATCCTGTATTGCTTGGCTACAAATCCTGATCATCAAGAAAAATGTCGGAGTGAAGCTAGACAAGTTATGCACAACAAGGATGATGTTTCATG GGAAGACTTAAACAAACTGACATATATTTCAATGTGCATCAAAGAATCGATGAGGCTCTACCCTCCTGTTCCAATGATTGCGAGAAAACTAAGTCAGGACTGTGAACTTGATGGGTACAAGTTACAAAAAG GTACTAATATCACTATTCATGTAAATGCTCACCACCACAACCCTAAGATATGGCCAGATCCTGAA AAATTTAATCCACTGCGGTTCAGCATTGAGAATGTAAAGTTGCAAGACTCTTTTGCATTCACCCCATTTTCAGCTGGCCCACG AAACTGCATTGGCCAGAACTTTGCCATGCATGAATTAAAAATTGCTGTGGCCCATATTGTCAATCG GTTTCCAGTTTAG
- the LOC136244214 gene encoding cytochrome P450 4B1-like isoform X4, producing the protein MYAAGWYILIFVFSALVLLPVAVTWVTKWIKWWKYLRYLRSLPSPPRHWLMGHVSQMDMGEANVNRLTRYHIEFPDLYVSFFGPFLPNVVITSPEHRKTILKSTEPKADFYYFLVDWIGDGLLLSSGEKWFQHRKMLTPGFHFDILKSYVPIVNEVTHTLLDIWQEHSDKGTSFNVVDYASLYTLDILLRCAFSDHSSSCLVEKDNSPYVNAVHEISKIPVLRMRFPPYHPNWIFKLSPLGRKFHGCIKILHEYCDKAINKRRKQLLEDSGSLSKKYVDFLDILLSAKDEQGYGLTDEEIREEVNTFMFEGHDTTAAGLYWILYCLATNPDHQEKCRSEARQVMHNKDDVSWEDLNKLTYISMCIKESMRLYPPVPMIARKLSQDCELDGYKLQKGTNITIHVNAHHHNPKIWPDPEVSSLVAATKEMEQILRISS; encoded by the exons ATGTATGCTGCAGGGTGGTATATACTTATATTCGTGTTCTCAGCGTTGGTTCTTCTCCCCGTTGCAGTCACATGGGTGACGAAGTGGATAAAATGGTGGAAGTACTTGAGGTACCTACGTAGCTTACCCTCACCACCACGACATTGGCTGATGGGCCACGTATCTCAG ATGGATATGGGGGAAGCGAACGTTAACAGGCTGACTAGGTACCACATAGAATTTCCTGACCTCTACGTCTCGTTCTTTGGACCTTTTTTGCCTAATGTGGTCATAACTAGTCCTGAACATAGGAAGACCATCCTGAAAAGCACAG AACCAAAAGCTGACTTCTACTATTTTCTGGTTGATTGGATTG GTGATGGACTGTTACTTAGCTCAGGGGAGAAATGGTTTCAACATCGTAAAATGCTCACTCCTGGTTTTCATTTTGATATTCTCAAATCATATGTTCCCATTGTAAATGAGGTTACTCACACATTATTG GATATCTGGCAAGAACACTCAGACAAGGGGACATCATTTAATGTGGTAGACTATGCCTCACTGTACACACTGGATATTTTGTTGAGATGTGCCTTCTCTGATCACTCCAGCAGTTGTCTGGTTGAAAA GGATAATAGTCCATATGTGAATGCTGTCCATGAGATAAGTAAAATTCCTGTATTGAGAATGAG GTTTCCACCATACCATCCTAATTGGATCTTCAAGTTAAGTCCACTTGGTCGCAAATTTCATGGCTGCATTAAGATCCTTCATGAATATTGTGATAAAGCAATTAATAAGAGAAGGAAACAATTACTTGAG GATTCTGGAAGCCTATCAAAGAAATATGTTGACTTTTTGGATATTCTATTGTCTGCTAAG GATGAACAGGGATATGGCCTTACAGATGAGGAGATCAGAGAGGAAGTTAACACTTTTATGTTTGAGGGTCATGACACTACAGCTGCTG GGTTGTACTGGATCCTGTATTGCTTGGCTACAAATCCTGATCATCAAGAAAAATGTCGGAGTGAAGCTAGACAAGTTATGCACAACAAGGATGATGTTTCATG GGAAGACTTAAACAAACTGACATATATTTCAATGTGCATCAAAGAATCGATGAGGCTCTACCCTCCTGTTCCAATGATTGCGAGAAAACTAAGTCAGGACTGTGAACTTGATGGGTACAAGTTACAAAAAG GTACTAATATCACTATTCATGTAAATGCTCACCACCACAACCCTAAGATATGGCCAGATCCTGAA GTTTCCAGTTTAGTGGCAGCTACAAAGGAGATGGAACAGATTCTGAGAATCTCGAGTTGA
- the LOC136244214 gene encoding cytochrome P450 4B1-like isoform X1: MYAAGWYILIFVFSALVLLPVAVTWVTKWIKWWKYLRYLRSLPSPPRHWLMGHVSQMDMGEANVNRLTRYHIEFPDLYVSFFGPFLPNVVITSPEHRKTILKSTEPKADFYYFLVDWIGDGLLLSSGEKWFQHRKMLTPGFHFDILKSYVPIVNEVTHTLLDIWQEHSDKGTSFNVVDYASLYTLDILLRCAFSDHSSSCLVEKDNSPYVNAVHEISKIPVLRMRFPPYHPNWIFKLSPLGRKFHGCIKILHEYCDKAINKRRKQLLEDSGSLSKKYVDFLDILLSAKDEQGYGLTDEEIREEVNTFMFEGHDTTAAGLYWILYCLATNPDHQEKCRSEARQVMHNKDDVSWEDLNKLTYISMCIKESMRLYPPVPMIARKLSQDCELDGYKLQKGTNITIHVNAHHHNPKIWPDPEKFNPLRFSIENVKLQDSFAFTPFSAGPRNCIGQNFAMHELKIAVAHIVNRFYIGVDPSHKVERFLSLILRAKYGIMLKLHLA, translated from the exons ATGTATGCTGCAGGGTGGTATATACTTATATTCGTGTTCTCAGCGTTGGTTCTTCTCCCCGTTGCAGTCACATGGGTGACGAAGTGGATAAAATGGTGGAAGTACTTGAGGTACCTACGTAGCTTACCCTCACCACCACGACATTGGCTGATGGGCCACGTATCTCAG ATGGATATGGGGGAAGCGAACGTTAACAGGCTGACTAGGTACCACATAGAATTTCCTGACCTCTACGTCTCGTTCTTTGGACCTTTTTTGCCTAATGTGGTCATAACTAGTCCTGAACATAGGAAGACCATCCTGAAAAGCACAG AACCAAAAGCTGACTTCTACTATTTTCTGGTTGATTGGATTG GTGATGGACTGTTACTTAGCTCAGGGGAGAAATGGTTTCAACATCGTAAAATGCTCACTCCTGGTTTTCATTTTGATATTCTCAAATCATATGTTCCCATTGTAAATGAGGTTACTCACACATTATTG GATATCTGGCAAGAACACTCAGACAAGGGGACATCATTTAATGTGGTAGACTATGCCTCACTGTACACACTGGATATTTTGTTGAGATGTGCCTTCTCTGATCACTCCAGCAGTTGTCTGGTTGAAAA GGATAATAGTCCATATGTGAATGCTGTCCATGAGATAAGTAAAATTCCTGTATTGAGAATGAG GTTTCCACCATACCATCCTAATTGGATCTTCAAGTTAAGTCCACTTGGTCGCAAATTTCATGGCTGCATTAAGATCCTTCATGAATATTGTGATAAAGCAATTAATAAGAGAAGGAAACAATTACTTGAG GATTCTGGAAGCCTATCAAAGAAATATGTTGACTTTTTGGATATTCTATTGTCTGCTAAG GATGAACAGGGATATGGCCTTACAGATGAGGAGATCAGAGAGGAAGTTAACACTTTTATGTTTGAGGGTCATGACACTACAGCTGCTG GGTTGTACTGGATCCTGTATTGCTTGGCTACAAATCCTGATCATCAAGAAAAATGTCGGAGTGAAGCTAGACAAGTTATGCACAACAAGGATGATGTTTCATG GGAAGACTTAAACAAACTGACATATATTTCAATGTGCATCAAAGAATCGATGAGGCTCTACCCTCCTGTTCCAATGATTGCGAGAAAACTAAGTCAGGACTGTGAACTTGATGGGTACAAGTTACAAAAAG GTACTAATATCACTATTCATGTAAATGCTCACCACCACAACCCTAAGATATGGCCAGATCCTGAA AAATTTAATCCACTGCGGTTCAGCATTGAGAATGTAAAGTTGCAAGACTCTTTTGCATTCACCCCATTTTCAGCTGGCCCACG AAACTGCATTGGCCAGAACTTTGCCATGCATGAATTAAAAATTGCTGTGGCCCATATTGTCAATCG atTTTATATTGGTGTGGACCCTTCTCACAAGGTTGAAAGATTTTTGTCTCTGATATTGCGAGCCAAGTATGGAATTATGCTTAAACTCCATTTAGCTTGA